Proteins co-encoded in one Papaver somniferum cultivar HN1 chromosome 5, ASM357369v1, whole genome shotgun sequence genomic window:
- the LOC113278872 gene encoding uncharacterized protein LOC113278872, whose translation MVKHVLNAIPSHQMGVFKIPKKMIKEMDVVQQNFWWNKQEKKGVYFISWDRVNTYKENGGLGFRDLECFNKSLLAKSVLRLCHSSQQLWAKALKENNFSDTSVLHSKNKKNTTWAWQSIHGEIGFVHKYKFWLLGDGKNILTWKDNWITGEQEPPSTIEEFNLAVSYNTVSDLIDKDTNTWKIS comes from the coding sequence ATGGTAAAGCATGTTCTTAATGCCATTCCATCACACCAAatgggagttttcaaaatcccaaaGAAAATGATAAAGGAAATGGATGTTGTACAACAGAATTTTTGGTGGAATAAGCAAGAGAAGAAGGGTGTTTACTTCATTTCATGGGATCGAGTTAATACTTACAAAGAAAATGGTGGCTTGGGTTTTCGTGATCTAGAATGTTTCAATAAATCTCTATTAGCAAAATCTGTATTGAGATTATGTCACAGCTCTCAACAACTTTGGGCAAAAGCTTTAAAGGAGAATAATTTTTCGGATACTTCAGTTCTacattcaaaaaacaaaaagaacaccACTTGGGCATGGCAAAGCATTCATGGGGAAATAGGTTTTGTGCATAAATACAAATTCTGGTTACTAGGAGATGGAAAAAATATTTTAACGTGGAAAGATAATTGGATAACCGGAGAACAAGAGCCGCCTAGCACAATAGAAGAATTTAATTTGGCAGTATCCTACAACACTGTAAGTGATCTTATTGATAAAGATACAAATACCTGGAAAATCAGTTGA